ATCACAACAACCCACAACAAAAAGCTTGTAATTGATCTTAGATTCCAAACCCCACTAACTTTTACTTTGCTtcaacatggcatttaaaatcttACTGAGTGAAACAAAGTGGTATAAACCTGTAATTCCAAAACCgtaagtcagaggcaggagggctgtcCCAAATCTGAGGCCAACCTTGTTTATAAAGTGATTTAGTTAAATGCCAATCAGCACGATGCATTGTAACGGTgattccaaagaaaagaaagaagataaagaaaaagccaaagaTCTGACcaactttgatttttcttctggttgggttttagttttgtttgatttggttctTTTGACACTGGTTCTTAAGGTGTACTCCTGGCTGGGCCAAAACTCATcatgtagactgggctggccttgaactcacatagatctatcTGCTTAAGTGCTAAAATAAAGGTTTGTGCTACTATGCCATGCTCTAAGTTgcattatgtttattttaaaataaaattgttttatgcatataaatgtttgcctgcatgtatctttgcctggtgcccacagaggccaaaagagagtcagatcccccggaactggagttaaagatggctgGAGCacccatgtaggtgctgagaactggacccaggtcctctgcaagcagGTAGTGCTGtgtactgctgagccatctctctaggtctACATCCCAAATTCTATTTTCAAAACAGTCTTTGCCATAAGAGATCTAGAGACAATTTTCCTAATTAAGGCACTAGAATTTCTGCTCAGGTGGTGTCAGATGAAATGacactttatatttctttcattttaaaaattatttattgggctggagagatggctcagcgcttaagagcactgactgctcttccagaggtcctgagttcaattcccagcaaccacgtggtggctcacaaccacctataatgagaactggtgctctcttctggcctacaggcaggatacttgactgactgactgactgactgactaaataaataaataaatctttaaaaaaatacttatttagtTTTATATGTACGTATGTGCACCCATCTATGTGGGTTTATGTTTACCACTTGTATGCAGGTGCTGGTAGAGACCAGAGgccatcaggtcccctggaactgtagttacaggagGATTTTTAGTCCCCCTGATGTGACTGTTTGCCTCTGGAAGAACtttaagtgcttttaactgataagccatctctccagctccaatcttcctttctttcttatctgCCCATCTTTTACAAAAATAACAtgtcagctgggcatggtggctgtACTGGCTTggttgtgtgtcaacttgacacaagccagagtcatcagaggaaggagcctcagctgaagaAATGCCTCACTGAGATCCAGCTGTGATCAataggggaggggggagggcccagccctaagtaagccatggggaacaagccagtaagcagaaaccccctccatgacctctgcatcagctcctgcctccaggttcctgtcctgtgtgtgtttctatccttactttcttcagtgatgaatagcaatgctaaagtgtaagccaaataaacctcttcttgcccaacttgctttttttttttttatgatgttttgtcacagcaatagaagccctaactaagatggtggcccacacctttaatcccagcacttgggagacagaggcaggtggatttccatgttcaaagccagccaggtctatacagagaaaccctgtatcaaaccaaccaaccaaatgacAACAAATGAAGAACACATATTGTCAGTCTGAAAAATTACACCAGACATTACACGGCTTCTAGGAATCACTGGCAATGCCAGAGGGAAAAGGCGGGAAGCCAGGCAGCTTAAATCTCATACTCAGCCACAGTACAACTCACTCACATTTACCGACCATATTTTCTTCCAACCTCACACTCTGTCACTTCTGTTGTGGTACTTCATGGGTGAGACAGAGAGACCCACAGTGCATTTCCATCAATTCCcctggggggggctggagagctggctcagaggttaagagcactgactgctcttctagaggtcctgagttcaattcccagcaaccacatagtggctcataaccatttgtaatgagatctggtccctcttctggactgtagggatacatgtaggcagaacattttaaaaaagaaaaaaaatcccctctgGGAAGACTAGACATAGTACCCCACAGACACATGACATATAGAGGTTTCAGAAAAGAAGACATGGACTGCTTTAAGGGACCTACTGTTTCTCCTTCCAGCAGATCAGAATGGAGGATTCAAGACAGGAAAAGGCATTGATCTTGTTAGAAAAGACATCGGGAACACAAAGCAGGTAAGTCCACCAATGCAAGGAAGAGGACACAGAACATGAAGACGAACTCCAATAGTCAGATGTGGGGCTTACACTTGTAGTCTGAGCACTAAGAGAtcgagacaggaggatcagcacAATTCAACACCGGCCACTACACAGCTTTAAAAAGCTTGAGTCACAGAGTGAAACCCTCTTTCTCtcaaaacaagtaaaataaataaataaataaagataaaattttaagaagaaaaaaaatctcaggataataagagaacacacacaccactttggGACTTACAGGTTATTTATGGAGCAAGGACAAAACTGAAATGCCCTGCAAAAATGAAAAGCAGCATGGCCCCCAGCTTCATAAATCGAAGTTAGTAAAGCACAAAGCCAAGAACAGCAGCATCACGTCAGCAGGAAGGCCAGGGATGACAGAGTCGTGGACACGGGGGAGTTACCTGCTGAACAGTCCATATCCGTCAGGCCGAGTTCACTGGGGGCTTTCATCTTCTTAGCAGTGGGCTCTGAGGCAGTGGGTGAGAGCAGAGGCCTtgtgggagaggaagaggcaTTCACGCCAAGGCTGTGCTCAGCCTGctcctgcttccttttccttgAGGGCAGGGTAATGACAGAAGGGGTCATTGCTGATGCAGTTTGTGCTCTCCCAAGCAGATGGCAGCCAGAAATAGGGTGCTGGAGTAGGAAACGGTCGATCCGGGCCTTCAGGGACGGATGAGGTAGCGGGTGGGACTGTGGGGTAAAGGCTAACCCTGTGAACGGGTCACTGGGCACTCGGCCCCAAGTAGCTTCACTGAGGTTACACTTCTCCAGAGTGCTCTGGTCAATGACCTTGCCTGAGGGCAGCAGCATGGGGCATGGCATGATCTCCAGGGTAATCGGATCTAGGAACTCCTCAGGCACATCATCAACCACCTCCGACATCTCCTGTAAGAGACAGGGAGCCTGCTGGCCCTCAGACTGACCCCCAGAGTCACAGTCACTCTCCATGGGCGAGGCTGGGGTGTGCAGACCCAAGTCCTTCGGCAGGCTTCCTGATGCTATCAACAAGACACTATTGATTACCTCCTGAGAGCAGGTCTTGGCTGGCTGACCCCACACCTCTAAACGCTTTATGCAAGAGATGCCACTGCCTGTCACATGGGTGATTCCGATCTTGAGATGGGCCACATGGCTAAGGGAAAGAGCCCCTTTATTCCAGAGCTCCTGGGCTACAACAGCAGGAGAGAGGAGTGTGACTTCCATTGGGCTGAAAGGTGGCCTGGCCTTGAAGCCCCGGTGGCTGAACACCACGTGGTTCTGGTTTTTCAGCAGGACTTTGCCTACCAAGGTGAATGCCTCTTTGTCTGGGACAGACAGTTCCATTGGGTCTGTAGTCCAGCACTCGTGTGAACCCAGAGAAGCTCTGTTAGATAAGGCAGATGTGTATAATTCCAGGCCAGTGACATTCTGGCATCCGCCCGCTGTGAGGTCTATATTAATCCTACAGAGTTCTACGTTAAAGGGAAAGGAAACTGTCACATAGATTGGAGGTCTAATGAAGTACTCTGTCCTAAagccatggcttctctttgtgaGGTCTTCAGAGATAAGGTTTTCTACTTCATAACCATCAGCTGACACCTAGATTAATGACAAAGAGAAGACACATTGATCCAAATGAAGACAACATGTGTTCAAGAATTGTCACTTACAAAAATActtgagatatttatttatttatttttatgttatgtatatgggtCTTTTgactgcttgtatgtctgtgcaccatgtgtatgcagtgcctactgagccagaagagggtatcagagcccctggaattgaagtactagacggttgtgagccatcatgtgggtgctagcaaTTAcatctgggtcctctagaagaacagctagtattttatatatatatatataaaacacagaagagggcaccagatctcattatagatggttgtgagtcaccatgtgttttttttttttttgcctccctcctgctaagattaaaggtatttgccaccacacctgacaaaaGTAAGtgaaccttaaaaacaaaacaaacaagagcaacaataaaacaacagaaactgaGAGGGAGGGCAAGGGAGAGGGACGGAGCTAGGGAAAAGGAGATACCAAGTGACTGATTCTACTCTGCTATGACTGTGCATGTGCCATGGATCCACCAAGACGGTAAGTGGATTTTCCACAGAGTCAGAGCACCTCACAGCCGTGCTCTGGGATCCGTGACTGCCCAATACTTGTCTAAATGCTGTCTGCTGGAATCCAAGGGTGAGCACACAGTAGCCTAAATCAAGGCCACACACACAAGGCAGGAAATGGGGAAAAGCACGAGGACACATtacatatttttgtgtatatatttgtttgGTTTACCTTATTGCAGTGAATTCTTGGTCTGAACTGTGGGAGACAAAGATTTATTACCATCTTTGTGGCTGAAAGAATAGCTTCCAAGCATCAGaaacagcctttaaaaaaaaaaagtgaaacttaATATTAGCCAGATACATTATAATTCAGCtttaaagccaggcatagtggtacatgcttttgatcctagcatttgggaggcagaagcaggcagatctcagtgaatttgaggccagcctagtctacagagtaagttctaggacaggcaaagtaacacagagaaatctgccttgagaaccaaaaacaaacaaacaaacaaacaaacaatgattGATCAGTTTTAAACTTTCAGGAGTTGAATCTAAAAGAGGAGCAAATAGAGCAGAAGCAGAACTTCTAGTATATTCTCCCAGTCCCACCATTTTCCTTGTGTCCTACTGATGATGGGGGAAATTATTCACTGAAAAGTTAAGAAggcaattttctttccttttaaaaacatattttatttaacgTTTacgtgtgtgtctgagtgtatgtctgtgcaccgtgggTGTCAGAAGAAGCTTCAGACACTCTGGGACTAGGGTTACCGAaggttgtggaccaccatgtggtgctggcaGAACCCAGGTGCTCTGCAGCCAGCGCTCCCAGCTGCAGAGCCATGTCTCCAGGCTGGAGAAGGCGATTTCTAGCTTAACTTCTACAGATGGGCAAAGCGTGTCAGTTCTGCAGGGTCCCACAGGAAGGAGCCAGTGCACAGCAGCAGATAACAAGGCGGTGGTGGTGAATGGGAAGGGTCACAGAACACAATCATAGTGGTGTTGCACACTCAACCCTTGCTATTGCTTCCTTCCACACCTGGAAGAGTCAAACTGTTTTTGAGACGGCTGAGGTGCTTTTCTTGGCTTACAGCCTCTATGTAGCATGAGGGTGCTATCATGCACTCGCATGGCATGGAATCCTCACAAGCATGGCATTTATGTCCATTTATTTAAGTATACcagagtcctttttttttaattacaaaattgtTACTGTGTATTTATACATCCATGATGTGTGTAAGGACACATAGATCACAGCAcatgggaggtcagaggacagacatTTTCCTCTTTCACCTCTACATGGTTCTAGGTCTCTAAAGCAGGTAGTTAGGCTTAGGCTCGTACTGTAGGCACCtgtaccctctgagccatctcactgatccCTCAGGTTTCTTCATTTAAGAAACTCCTGTAAGCCaagcagtggtgcatgcctttaatcccagcacttgggaggcagaggcaggcagatgtcagtgagttcaaggccagcctggtctacaaagcaagttccaggacagccaggactacaaagagaaaccctgtcttgaaaaacaaatgagagagagagagaggtggaagtGATGTGGATGTATACTGCATGTAAGGCTCATATACGCCACAGCGTGTatggggagtcagaggacaacttggcaGGAGTTGTTTCTCTTGTTCTACTAACGGCAGGATTTAGGCCTTCAGGCTTTCATGGGAGTGCCTTTATTGGCTGCACCACCCCACCTGTGCCCAGAGTACTCAATGAATTAAAATTAGGGTGGCTTCTAAGAAAAGGCTCAGAAgttatttttttacatatatatatatatatatatatcactggtTATTCTTCTAGAgtacctaggttcaattcctaataCCCACAGGATGGTTTACAACCAATTTTAACTCCAGTCCAGGGATATCTGGTGCCTTCTGGCCTCTTCGAGCACCAGGTATGCATATGGTACAAATACCATGCAGGTAagacaaccatacacataaaatttaaaaattaatgtatgataaagaaatgtggaagtcttttttgtttgttttgtttgtgtttttgagataaggtctctagTAGCCCAGgccatgaacttctgatcctcccacctctactTTTCAAGAG
The Microtus pennsylvanicus isolate mMicPen1 chromosome 2, mMicPen1.hap1, whole genome shotgun sequence DNA segment above includes these coding regions:
- the Ubox5 gene encoding RING finger protein 37, whose amino-acid sequence is MVINLCLPQFRPRIHCNKVSADGYEVENLISEDLTKRSHGFRTEYFIRPPIYVTVSFPFNVELCRINIDLTAGGCQNVTGLELYTSALSNRASLGSHECWTTDPMELSVPDKEAFTLVGKVLLKNQNHVVFSHRGFKARPPFSPMEVTLLSPAVVAQELWNKGALSLSHVAHLKIGITHVTGSGISCIKRLEVWGQPAKTCSQEVINSVLLIASGSLPKDLGLHTPASPMESDCDSGGQSEGQQAPCLLQEMSEVVDDVPEEFLDPITLEIMPCPMLLPSGKVIDQSTLEKCNLSEATWGRVPSDPFTGLAFTPQSHPLPHPSLKARIDRFLLQHPISGCHLLGRAQTASAMTPSVITLPSRKRKQEQAEHSLGVNASSSPTRPLLSPTASEPTAKKMKAPSELGLTDMDCSAGPVSHEQKLSQSLEIALTSTLGSMPSFTARLSKGQLQQLGTRGSSTARRPDTSYEHPRSVCGPACASCKRAFSSYCTKEPVYQLHCGHLLCRPCLSEQQRSQPMMCAACQQPVASQDVLRVHF